Proteins from a genomic interval of Marinobacter arenosus:
- a CDS encoding glycosyltransferase family 4 protein, protein MIDQQENTSLPAVLCLTDACDRPETELFIGLKKAGFDVDVMCNPKGRNYQRLVDEGMVAQPMALESRFDKAGIDAIRNQLTKKNYEIIHAYNPRALACGLKASKGTDIRIVAYRGVIGNISFLNPESWITFLHPRVSKIVCVADAIKDYLASLKFLWLRIPDSKLQRIYKGHDLDWYQAEPADLSEFGVQEGDFVICCTGRNTPRKGFDVLIKALDGLPEGMTPHLLLVGDVDKNEQIKELVAQSPHSARIHFTGYRNDAPAIAAASDVFVLPSTEREGLPRAVIESMVYGVTPVVTCVGGMPELVEDGVSGLVVPPRSSAALAEAIGRLYRDRELLAELGSAARRRISDHFHTSQTVRETGDLYKSLTGRT, encoded by the coding sequence TTGATCGACCAACAGGAAAACACCTCGCTGCCCGCCGTGCTGTGCCTGACAGACGCATGCGACCGACCGGAGACGGAACTGTTCATCGGACTGAAGAAAGCGGGCTTTGACGTGGATGTCATGTGCAACCCCAAAGGCCGGAATTATCAGCGGCTGGTGGATGAGGGCATGGTTGCGCAACCCATGGCCTTGGAAAGTCGCTTCGACAAAGCCGGTATCGACGCTATCCGGAACCAGCTTACGAAGAAAAACTACGAGATCATCCATGCCTACAACCCGAGGGCCCTGGCCTGCGGGCTCAAAGCGTCAAAAGGGACAGACATCCGGATCGTTGCTTACCGTGGGGTCATCGGGAACATCAGTTTTCTTAATCCCGAGTCCTGGATTACGTTTCTTCACCCTCGGGTCAGCAAAATCGTGTGCGTCGCAGACGCCATCAAGGACTACCTGGCCAGCCTGAAGTTTCTCTGGCTGCGCATTCCGGACTCGAAACTCCAGCGGATCTACAAGGGGCACGACCTGGATTGGTATCAGGCTGAGCCTGCCGACCTGAGCGAGTTTGGCGTGCAGGAAGGCGACTTCGTCATCTGCTGCACCGGGCGCAACACACCGCGAAAAGGGTTTGATGTACTGATCAAAGCACTGGACGGACTGCCGGAGGGTATGACGCCTCATTTACTGCTGGTTGGTGATGTGGATAAAAATGAGCAGATAAAGGAACTGGTTGCCCAATCGCCTCATTCCGCTCGAATTCACTTCACCGGTTACCGTAACGATGCCCCGGCTATCGCTGCTGCCAGCGACGTATTTGTGTTGCCGTCCACAGAAAGGGAAGGGTTGCCGCGCGCGGTGATTGAGTCGATGGTCTATGGCGTCACCCCCGTTGTAACGTGTGTGGGCGGTATGCCTGAACTGGTTGAAGATGGTGTGAGCGGCTTGGTTGTTCCGCCGAGAAGCAGCGCGGCGCTGGCTGAAGCAATTGGGCGACTGTATCGTGACAGGGAACTGTTGGCGGAGCTTGGCAGTGCTGCCAGGCGCCGGATTTCCGATCATTTTCACACCTCCCAAACCGTCCGTGAGACTGGGGATTTGTACAAGTCATTAACCGGTAGGACGTGA
- a CDS encoding CDP-glycerol glycerophosphotransferase family protein, with the protein MEFNADATFVPGDWVPYFFPGIKVEVFHGMARNKRGHSSEDESDHYRIRGWFDLYCTHAEKDTAKFQELAEIHRHFSVAHTGWPKLDPLLRNAVQGPRDRAGDDLPVVFYASTFSRSVTSAPLLVKKIAELASSGRWKFIVTLHPKMDPAVVEQYRRLAGKHLRFVESDEDLLPIFPEADVMLCDTSSIMFEFMFLDRPVVTFRTKMPGPYLIDVNDVEEVEPALEKALGYPRDLMNETRALCNELHSFRDGKSSGRVLDAVEDFLLERKPGLRRKPLNLLRKIKVRRRLRRELKRGVRLSSQ; encoded by the coding sequence ATGGAGTTCAATGCGGATGCGACTTTTGTGCCCGGTGACTGGGTTCCCTATTTCTTTCCGGGTATCAAGGTTGAGGTCTTCCATGGAATGGCGCGCAACAAGCGTGGTCATAGCAGTGAGGATGAGAGCGATCACTACCGGATCAGGGGCTGGTTTGACCTTTACTGCACTCACGCAGAAAAAGACACTGCAAAGTTTCAGGAGTTGGCCGAGATCCACAGACACTTTTCGGTCGCCCATACTGGCTGGCCAAAACTGGATCCTTTATTGAGAAATGCGGTTCAAGGGCCGCGAGATAGGGCAGGGGACGATCTCCCCGTCGTCTTTTACGCATCGACCTTCAGTCGCTCCGTGACGTCAGCACCCTTGCTTGTGAAAAAGATAGCGGAACTGGCTTCCAGTGGCCGCTGGAAGTTCATTGTCACCCTGCACCCCAAAATGGATCCCGCCGTCGTTGAGCAGTATCGCCGGCTCGCCGGAAAACACCTTCGTTTTGTTGAGAGCGATGAGGATTTGCTCCCGATCTTCCCGGAAGCAGATGTTATGTTGTGCGACACCTCGTCAATCATGTTCGAATTCATGTTTCTTGATCGTCCCGTCGTGACTTTCAGAACAAAGATGCCGGGCCCCTACCTCATTGATGTGAACGATGTTGAGGAAGTAGAGCCTGCTCTGGAAAAAGCGCTGGGATACCCTCGGGACCTTATGAATGAGACGCGTGCACTCTGCAATGAATTGCACAGTTTTCGCGATGGGAAATCCAGTGGGCGTGTTCTGGATGCCGTAGAGGATTTCCTGCTCGAGAGAAAGCCGGGATTGCGGCGGAAACCACTTAACCTGCTCAGGAAGATCAAAGTCAGACGCCGTTTGCGAAGGGAACTCAAGCGCGGCGTCCGGTTGAGCAGTCAATGA
- a CDS encoding alpha-2,8-polysialyltransferase family protein, translating to MNSNQASINLFVASTPLQLISCSEAREHYGCAADSCVLVVARPDNKETESQMAFLAETLGWKDRETVYLGKTSFYFKLAALFRRLSGRPITRLFIGNKNSWVHETFYLGLDSAQVIFVDDGLATVKYYHAIHDERFFSRVSVGKRRILAAMGIRLTHVHDTSSIAFFTCFPLPDSERIRIEIHDFPLFRRTFKAHHAQNSDRRPVVAFLGQPFGGEERLEQVKLHMQFVVERHKNARILYFLHRKEIAAELEKVLGAFPVEIRQAGRPIEVEVAMSGESYLGFYSFASTALFTIKKIFPEMQVFQIDDKILASRLPYYDEIVQMLHRIGVQTAGLNSQSTPG from the coding sequence TTGAACAGCAACCAGGCCTCTATCAATCTGTTCGTTGCCAGTACGCCATTGCAGCTTATTAGCTGTTCTGAGGCTCGTGAACATTACGGATGTGCGGCCGACTCCTGTGTATTAGTGGTGGCCAGGCCTGACAACAAAGAGACGGAGTCCCAGATGGCCTTTCTTGCCGAGACTTTGGGCTGGAAAGATCGGGAAACCGTCTATCTTGGAAAGACGTCTTTCTATTTTAAACTTGCTGCTCTGTTTCGGCGGTTATCGGGGCGTCCAATTACTCGCCTTTTCATTGGTAACAAGAACAGCTGGGTGCACGAGACGTTCTACCTTGGTTTGGATAGCGCCCAGGTTATTTTTGTGGATGATGGGCTGGCGACTGTTAAGTATTACCATGCCATTCACGATGAGCGTTTCTTTTCGAGGGTATCCGTCGGTAAAAGGCGCATACTGGCTGCCATGGGCATTCGCCTTACCCATGTGCATGACACAAGTAGCATCGCCTTTTTTACCTGCTTTCCCCTGCCTGACTCAGAACGAATAAGAATAGAGATTCACGATTTCCCTCTGTTTCGACGAACCTTCAAAGCCCACCACGCCCAAAACTCGGACCGTCGGCCTGTCGTGGCTTTTCTGGGGCAGCCCTTCGGCGGAGAGGAACGGTTGGAGCAGGTGAAATTGCACATGCAATTCGTGGTTGAGCGACACAAGAATGCTCGGATTCTGTACTTTCTCCACAGAAAAGAGATCGCCGCCGAGCTTGAAAAGGTACTTGGGGCCTTTCCTGTGGAAATCCGACAGGCCGGTCGCCCAATTGAGGTTGAGGTGGCCATGTCGGGAGAATCCTACCTCGGATTCTACAGTTTTGCCTCAACGGCCCTGTTTACGATCAAGAAGATCTTTCCCGAGATGCAGGTGTTCCAGATTGATGACAAAATCCTTGCGTCGAGGCTCCCCTATTACGACGAAATCGTTCAGATGCTGCACCGAATCGGTGTGCAGACAGCGGGCCTGAATTCGCAGTCGACACCAGGATAG
- a CDS encoding O-antigen ligase family protein, whose protein sequence is MTLSYRTVTPALLMAGLGGALLSSSILAGAALLLAIAGGVLIARKAPERTGWDTPKELRLIHFAFWFFVLVSAWSWLLEGFDYEGGKTLGSHARFIVFWPLVIAFSYAGLRAQTMFMALGIVSLSAILTFASALASQLWSIDQILEMRFGGGINPISFGNIALLGSILTLVGASFFLRTGKRMPGVLFVLVGVSTAAISMLSETRSNLVALPFLLLVCLPLVGKKTRLVGLLLIPAILALTVVSGERMSHSIQALMDGSTLDNGMTIRFEVWGLAWEMFKEHPWTGVGLGGYTHAIESAAANGTVSQHLLACCSGHAHSDFLNNAATSGIPGILSWALLIFIPLAIFARHLFSQHLPAAHLAAAGALVSTGYFFFGLTEATFNRNLFLTFYLLAIAGIASALFHELSASYVKQRTRKVSATIITKNEEAHIADCLTSARLVADEIIVLDSGSSDRTAEIAREYADIVEITDWPGFGVQKQRALERATGDWVLSLDADERVTPELAREINHHLADPDADAYKLPWAVTIYGKRLDFGRSGRAPLRLFRREGVSFSDALVHERILIPEGRKVKTLRGRLTHYTHRDFGHSLEKSAKYAWLGSLEKHRKGKKTRTMLYPTLRGLMTFIQVYFIRFGFLDGAVGYLTAVTYAQVTFNKYAGLWTLSRDNKVQDTTE, encoded by the coding sequence ATGACCCTGTCCTACCGGACTGTAACACCGGCCCTGCTTATGGCCGGACTTGGCGGAGCACTTCTATCCTCCAGCATCCTGGCAGGCGCCGCCTTGCTTCTGGCCATTGCCGGAGGCGTACTCATCGCCCGGAAGGCTCCCGAAAGGACAGGCTGGGACACGCCGAAAGAGTTGCGACTGATACACTTTGCATTCTGGTTTTTCGTTCTGGTCAGCGCCTGGTCCTGGCTGCTTGAGGGCTTCGATTATGAGGGCGGAAAGACCCTGGGTAGCCACGCCCGGTTTATTGTCTTCTGGCCACTGGTCATTGCCTTTAGCTACGCTGGCCTGCGGGCACAAACGATGTTCATGGCGCTCGGCATTGTCTCACTCTCGGCCATCCTAACTTTTGCCTCGGCACTGGCCAGCCAGCTCTGGTCTATCGACCAGATTCTGGAGATGCGTTTCGGTGGCGGAATCAATCCGATCAGTTTTGGCAACATTGCACTACTGGGCAGCATACTGACGCTGGTTGGCGCTTCCTTTTTCCTGCGCACAGGGAAAAGAATGCCCGGCGTTCTGTTCGTGCTCGTGGGTGTCTCGACGGCCGCTATATCCATGCTTTCCGAAACCCGGAGCAACCTGGTCGCGCTGCCCTTTCTTTTGCTCGTATGCCTTCCGCTGGTCGGCAAAAAAACACGTCTCGTTGGTCTGTTACTCATCCCGGCCATTCTGGCGCTGACAGTCGTATCGGGTGAACGCATGTCCCACTCTATCCAAGCGCTGATGGATGGGAGCACCCTTGATAATGGCATGACCATTAGATTCGAGGTGTGGGGGCTTGCCTGGGAGATGTTCAAGGAGCACCCATGGACTGGCGTGGGGCTGGGGGGATACACCCACGCGATTGAATCGGCCGCCGCGAATGGCACCGTATCTCAACATCTGCTTGCCTGTTGCTCTGGACACGCCCACAGCGACTTCCTGAACAATGCGGCCACCAGCGGCATTCCGGGCATCCTGAGCTGGGCCCTGCTGATCTTCATTCCCCTTGCGATTTTTGCCCGGCACCTTTTCAGCCAACATCTCCCTGCCGCGCACCTCGCCGCTGCGGGTGCCCTCGTCAGCACCGGGTATTTTTTCTTCGGCCTGACCGAAGCGACGTTCAACCGGAATCTGTTCCTGACGTTTTACCTGCTTGCGATTGCGGGAATCGCCTCAGCCCTCTTTCACGAATTGAGCGCATCCTATGTGAAGCAGCGTACCCGCAAGGTATCCGCGACCATTATCACCAAGAACGAGGAGGCACACATCGCCGACTGCCTGACGTCAGCTCGTCTGGTGGCGGATGAGATCATCGTTCTGGACAGTGGCAGCTCCGATCGAACCGCAGAGATAGCGCGAGAGTATGCTGACATCGTCGAAATCACCGATTGGCCGGGCTTCGGTGTACAGAAGCAACGAGCCCTGGAAAGGGCGACGGGCGATTGGGTACTGTCCTTGGACGCAGACGAACGTGTGACACCAGAACTGGCTCGGGAAATCAATCACCACCTCGCCGACCCTGACGCCGATGCCTACAAGCTGCCGTGGGCGGTCACGATCTATGGCAAGCGTCTCGACTTCGGACGCAGTGGCCGCGCGCCTTTGCGACTGTTCAGGCGTGAGGGCGTGAGCTTCTCCGATGCGTTGGTCCATGAGCGAATCCTGATCCCCGAAGGCCGCAAAGTAAAAACGCTGCGGGGCCGACTGACCCACTACACACACCGTGACTTCGGTCACTCGCTGGAAAAAAGCGCCAAGTACGCCTGGCTGGGCTCGCTGGAAAAACACCGCAAAGGCAAGAAGACCCGGACCATGCTGTACCCGACGCTCAGGGGCCTGATGACCTTTATTCAGGTTTATTTCATCCGGTTTGGTTTCCTTGATGGCGCCGTCGGGTACTTGACGGCGGTCACCTATGCTCAGGTAACGTTCAACAAATACGCAGGGTTGTGGACGCTCTCGCGGGATAACAAGGTTCAAGATACGACAGAATGA
- a CDS encoding lysophospholipid acyltransferase family protein — protein MSKLKYLVIAGLLRIAGGLSLASAQRIGKWLGLLIWKLPTKSRQVTDTNLSICLPDLSDTERQTMSRASMIQTGQTMLEVPLMWEWPVQKCLDLIKETEGLELIDEAMAGGEGLILLAPHLGNWELAGLFFSSRYKMAALYSPPNMPEFEDYMIKVRGRLGSELVRGDRRGLARLASILREGGVAGILPDQSPRGKGNAFAPFFGMEVKTMTLVSKLIQRTGAHVLITYAERLPDARGFRIVVRKTEAGLGDKDPVVATTALNRSIEHCVLEIPEQYQWEYKRMRHRPPGEINPYNTDRVC, from the coding sequence ATGAGTAAACTCAAGTATTTGGTGATCGCCGGCCTGCTGAGAATCGCGGGCGGCTTGTCATTGGCAAGCGCCCAGAGAATCGGAAAGTGGCTCGGCCTGTTGATCTGGAAGCTGCCAACCAAGTCGCGACAGGTGACCGACACCAACCTGTCCATCTGCCTGCCAGACCTTTCCGACACGGAACGCCAGACCATGTCCCGGGCGTCGATGATCCAGACCGGGCAAACCATGCTCGAAGTTCCACTCATGTGGGAATGGCCGGTTCAGAAGTGCCTCGACCTCATCAAGGAAACCGAAGGCTTGGAACTCATTGACGAGGCCATGGCCGGCGGTGAGGGACTGATCCTTCTGGCCCCCCATCTGGGAAACTGGGAGCTTGCGGGCCTCTTCTTTTCATCGCGGTACAAGATGGCCGCGCTGTACAGCCCGCCCAATATGCCTGAGTTTGAAGACTACATGATCAAGGTCCGCGGACGCCTCGGCTCGGAGCTCGTTCGCGGTGACCGACGCGGACTGGCGAGATTGGCCTCCATACTGCGAGAGGGCGGCGTAGCCGGCATACTGCCGGACCAATCCCCCAGAGGTAAAGGCAACGCTTTCGCTCCGTTTTTCGGCATGGAAGTAAAAACGATGACGCTGGTTTCGAAGCTGATTCAGCGAACCGGCGCCCACGTTCTGATCACCTACGCTGAGCGCCTGCCAGACGCCCGTGGGTTCAGGATCGTCGTCAGAAAGACTGAAGCCGGCCTGGGCGACAAAGATCCGGTTGTCGCGACAACCGCCCTGAACCGGTCGATCGAGCACTGCGTTCTCGAGATCCCGGAACAGTACCAGTGGGAATATAAGCGCATGCGTCATCGTCCGCCGGGGGAAATCAATCCGTACAACACTGACCGAGTCTGCTGA
- a CDS encoding mannose-1-phosphate guanylyltransferase/mannose-6-phosphate isomerase: MIHPVIMAGGTGSRLWPLSRQLNPKQFLKLTDSPLSMLQSTVARLEGMNAEKPLLICNEEHRFLAAEQMRQSGQEDVQIILEPCGRNTAPAIALAAIQLCERASDDNPLMLVLAADHLIQDTDAFQQGVAKAIPLAEQGKLVTFGIVPSHPETGYGYIHRGTELSDDCYTVDKFVEKPDEDTAAAYLASGEYLWNSGMFLFSARDYLKELETHRPDILSACRAAIADASEDLHFTRVNPQLFADCPSESVDYAVMEKTSKAAVVALDAGWSDIGSWSALWDVSSKDEAGNSLTGDVIARDTANTLVRADSRLVATVGVDNLVIIETKDALLVAHKDKVQDVKSVVEQIRNDGRHEHMNHREVYRPWGVYDSIDNGARYQVKRITVKPGAKLSVQMHHHRAEHWIVVSGTARVTNGEKTYLVTENQSTYIPVGQVHSLENPGVIDLELIEVQSGSYLGEDDIVRYEDRYGRK; the protein is encoded by the coding sequence ATGATTCATCCTGTCATCATGGCCGGCGGCACCGGTTCCCGGCTCTGGCCTTTGTCACGACAATTGAATCCCAAGCAGTTCCTGAAACTGACGGACAGTCCGTTGTCCATGCTGCAATCCACGGTTGCCCGACTTGAGGGCATGAATGCTGAAAAACCGCTGCTGATCTGTAATGAAGAGCACAGGTTCCTGGCGGCGGAGCAAATGCGGCAATCCGGCCAGGAAGACGTGCAGATTATCCTGGAACCCTGCGGGCGCAACACGGCTCCAGCCATTGCCCTGGCTGCCATCCAACTGTGCGAGCGTGCGAGTGACGACAACCCTCTGATGCTGGTTCTCGCCGCCGACCACCTGATTCAGGACACGGATGCTTTCCAGCAAGGTGTAGCGAAAGCCATTCCCCTGGCGGAGCAGGGAAAGCTGGTCACCTTCGGTATTGTGCCGAGTCATCCGGAAACCGGCTATGGCTACATTCATCGGGGAACCGAACTGTCGGATGACTGTTACACGGTGGACAAGTTTGTCGAAAAACCGGACGAAGACACCGCCGCCGCCTACCTGGCCTCAGGCGAGTACCTCTGGAATAGCGGCATGTTCCTGTTTTCTGCCAGGGACTACCTCAAAGAACTGGAAACCCATCGTCCCGACATCCTCTCGGCATGCAGGGCGGCGATTGCGGACGCGAGCGAGGACCTGCACTTTACCCGGGTCAATCCCCAACTGTTTGCGGACTGCCCCTCCGAATCGGTGGATTACGCTGTCATGGAAAAAACCAGCAAGGCTGCCGTTGTTGCCCTGGATGCCGGCTGGAGTGACATTGGTTCCTGGTCGGCGCTCTGGGACGTCAGCTCGAAGGACGAAGCGGGCAACAGCCTGACCGGCGATGTCATCGCCCGGGATACCGCCAACACGCTGGTTCGCGCCGACAGCCGGCTCGTGGCTACGGTCGGCGTGGACAACCTGGTCATCATCGAGACCAAGGACGCGCTCCTTGTCGCGCACAAAGACAAGGTGCAGGACGTAAAATCCGTGGTCGAACAGATTCGCAACGACGGTCGCCACGAACACATGAATCATCGGGAAGTGTACCGGCCCTGGGGCGTATACGACTCTATCGATAATGGCGCCCGTTATCAGGTCAAACGAATCACCGTGAAGCCAGGCGCCAAGCTCTCGGTTCAGATGCACCACCATCGCGCTGAGCACTGGATCGTGGTAAGCGGCACGGCGCGAGTGACCAATGGCGAGAAAACCTATCTGGTCACGGAAAACCAGTCTACCTACATCCCGGTCGGGCAGGTTCATTCACTGGAGAATCCCGGTGTGATTGACCTTGAGTTGATTGAAGTGCAGTCGGGCTCTTACCTCGGCGAAGACGACATTGTCAGGTACGAGGACCGGTACGGGCGCAAATGA
- a CDS encoding glycosyltransferase family 2 protein, whose amino-acid sequence MKLPLSVYFITQDEEARLPESLPKVIGWVDEVIVVDSGSTDKTKEIAVEAGARFVHRDWEGFACQKAYAASLCRHDWVLDLDADEVLSDELVANIKDCFSRPIAGDVAGFRMRWVLSQPLPGHPFRHDKTKKILRLYHRKRAAIEPEKDSNDDRPRVRAGRVLDLKGDVLHRTLISLEQMERKYCQLSTEQARFMAARGRRISGARLFVEFPLKFLKYYLLHRQILNGWFGLSVSITAANRNFMRLAKAKELQLLERLERKT is encoded by the coding sequence ATGAAGCTGCCACTTTCCGTTTATTTCATCACGCAGGATGAAGAGGCCAGGCTGCCTGAGTCACTGCCGAAGGTGATCGGCTGGGTGGATGAGGTCATTGTGGTCGACTCCGGGAGTACCGACAAAACCAAGGAGATTGCAGTGGAGGCGGGCGCCCGATTCGTACACCGCGATTGGGAAGGGTTTGCCTGCCAGAAAGCCTACGCGGCCAGTCTGTGCCGTCATGACTGGGTGCTGGACCTGGACGCGGACGAGGTGCTCTCGGACGAGCTGGTTGCCAATATCAAGGATTGCTTTTCCAGACCCATCGCCGGGGATGTGGCAGGGTTCAGGATGCGATGGGTGCTGTCCCAGCCGCTCCCGGGGCATCCGTTCCGGCACGACAAAACCAAGAAAATCCTTCGGCTATACCATCGAAAACGTGCCGCGATCGAACCGGAGAAAGACAGCAATGACGATCGTCCCCGGGTGCGGGCCGGCCGTGTGCTCGACCTGAAGGGCGATGTGCTGCACCGCACGTTGATCTCGCTGGAACAGATGGAACGAAAATACTGTCAGCTGTCGACGGAACAGGCGCGTTTCATGGCCGCCAGAGGGCGCAGGATATCCGGGGCAAGACTGTTCGTGGAGTTCCCGCTGAAGTTCCTCAAATACTACCTGCTGCACAGGCAGATCCTGAACGGCTGGTTCGGGTTGAGCGTCTCGATCACGGCCGCCAACCGCAACTTCATGCGCCTGGCCAAGGCAAAAGAGTTGCAGCTTCTGGAGCGGCTTGAACGGAAAACCTAG
- a CDS encoding glycosyltransferase, translated as MTQPQSLTIALLFSTPGTAWGGMERHTADLAQALAHRGHQVHVIGHESYRRHFSTPVHFHAAPVQLGRRNPLLHFFLKRQVHRIAPDILHAQGNKSAQLIRHIHPKRRCARVGTIHGSKSSHRAFQNLDSVIAVSPHIFDNLDHPHKQLIFNGIAPTAESARKGDEARILPEGVMNVVAVGRLEPVKGFETLIRAWAKLAGDDTNAHLSVFGEGTLKSGLQELVTSLGLEARVTLAGYRADLAPVYRQADLMVISSQREGFPYVLIESLLAGCPIISTPVSGPAYLLPAQAVSPDWEPENLAYRLRDALSNLAALREAESAAMTFAREKLTLECMTSETERLYREALSASNADNT; from the coding sequence ATGACCCAACCACAATCGTTGACCATTGCCCTGCTCTTTTCGACACCCGGCACTGCCTGGGGAGGCATGGAAAGGCACACGGCCGATCTGGCCCAGGCGCTGGCTCACCGCGGACACCAGGTCCATGTCATTGGACACGAAAGCTACCGACGCCACTTTTCCACTCCCGTACACTTCCACGCTGCGCCAGTGCAGCTTGGGCGACGCAACCCCCTGCTTCATTTTTTCCTGAAGCGCCAAGTCCATAGGATTGCGCCGGACATTCTCCATGCCCAGGGCAACAAGTCCGCCCAGTTAATCCGGCACATCCACCCGAAGCGCAGATGTGCCCGAGTGGGCACGATTCATGGCAGCAAGTCCAGCCACAGGGCGTTTCAGAATCTGGACAGCGTTATTGCGGTCAGCCCGCACATTTTTGACAACCTGGATCACCCGCACAAGCAATTGATCTTTAACGGGATCGCGCCAACAGCCGAAAGCGCCCGAAAGGGCGATGAGGCGCGAATCCTGCCAGAGGGCGTCATGAACGTCGTCGCCGTCGGACGCCTTGAACCGGTCAAGGGATTTGAGACCCTGATTCGGGCTTGGGCAAAGCTGGCTGGAGACGACACGAACGCCCACCTCAGCGTATTTGGCGAAGGAACCCTGAAGTCCGGGCTCCAGGAGTTGGTTACCAGCCTCGGGCTCGAAGCCCGGGTGACCCTGGCCGGGTATCGGGCTGATCTGGCGCCGGTGTACCGGCAGGCAGACCTGATGGTGATCAGCTCCCAACGGGAGGGGTTTCCGTACGTATTGATTGAAAGCCTGCTGGCTGGCTGCCCGATCATCTCGACGCCGGTGAGCGGCCCCGCCTACCTGCTTCCTGCGCAGGCGGTAAGCCCGGACTGGGAGCCGGAAAACCTCGCCTACCGGCTCCGCGATGCGTTATCCAACCTGGCGGCATTGAGAGAAGCCGAAAGCGCCGCCATGACCTTTGCGAGAGAAAAACTCACGCTTGAGTGTATGACGAGTGAAACGGAACGGCTGTATCGGGAGGCCCTGTCAGCCAGCAATGCCGACAACACCTGA
- a CDS encoding glycosyltransferase family 4 protein gives MRILQALPALYSGGVERGTVEFASDLVKRGHESFVVSKGGPMAEQLRGQGSTHIFMPIHRKSPRSFGQILPMRRLLQELQPDIVHVRSRMPAWIIHLALRSLPPEQRPAVVSTFHGMYSVNPYSAIMTRADHLIAVSRCVREYVLDHYPVPEDRLTVVQRGVDLNAFRQRELSPQWLQRWFRQYPQLAGKKIIMMPGRISRWKGQMDFLSMMAKLTQQRPDCHGIIVGGTEPGKERFLEQLERERNRLGLTSAVSFLGQRNDMTTLYLLADVVCHMSTKPEPFGRTVTEALASGTPVAGYNRGGAAETLQACFQAGLVTPDDTAEFAETVLQLLETGKSAIEIPYRFRLEAQTESTLQIYEQVLERRDHQQ, from the coding sequence TTGAGAATTCTCCAGGCTCTGCCTGCGCTCTACAGCGGGGGCGTCGAACGGGGCACCGTGGAATTTGCCTCGGATCTGGTAAAGCGGGGGCACGAGTCCTTCGTGGTGTCCAAGGGCGGCCCAATGGCCGAACAACTTCGGGGACAGGGTTCGACCCACATTTTCATGCCCATCCACCGAAAGTCTCCCCGCTCGTTTGGCCAGATTCTGCCAATGCGACGACTGCTACAGGAGCTGCAGCCGGATATTGTTCACGTTCGTTCGCGGATGCCGGCGTGGATTATTCACCTTGCTCTGCGAAGCCTGCCGCCCGAGCAACGTCCCGCTGTCGTTTCGACGTTCCACGGCATGTACTCCGTCAATCCATACAGTGCCATTATGACCCGGGCTGACCACCTGATTGCCGTGTCCCGGTGCGTTCGGGAATACGTTCTGGACCATTACCCGGTGCCTGAGGATCGCTTGACGGTGGTGCAACGAGGGGTGGACCTGAACGCCTTTCGGCAGCGTGAGCTCAGCCCCCAATGGTTGCAGAGATGGTTTCGGCAGTATCCGCAACTGGCTGGTAAGAAGATCATCATGATGCCCGGTCGGATCTCGCGCTGGAAAGGGCAGATGGACTTTCTGTCAATGATGGCAAAGCTGACCCAGCAACGTCCGGACTGCCATGGCATCATTGTGGGCGGCACTGAACCCGGTAAAGAGCGATTTCTCGAACAACTGGAGAGGGAACGCAACAGGCTGGGACTGACCAGCGCGGTCAGCTTTCTTGGTCAGCGCAATGACATGACCACGCTGTACCTTCTGGCCGATGTTGTTTGCCACATGAGCACCAAACCGGAGCCGTTTGGTCGCACCGTTACTGAAGCGCTTGCCTCCGGCACACCGGTGGCCGGCTACAACCGAGGGGGCGCCGCAGAAACACTCCAGGCCTGCTTTCAGGCGGGCCTGGTCACTCCCGATGACACCGCCGAGTTCGCGGAGACAGTGCTTCAATTACTGGAAACGGGCAAATCCGCCATCGAGATCCCCTACCGGTTTCGGCTCGAGGCTCAGACCGAGTCGACCCTGCAGATCTATGAGCAGGTGCTTGAACGGCGCGACCACCAACAATGA